The Fortiea contorta PCC 7126 genome has a segment encoding these proteins:
- a CDS encoding Uma2 family endonuclease — protein MTPTQVKQLTFTEFLAQSPDDAGIYELVDGEIVQVDATRAHKNVARFLVKSFNRETERLGLDYIVDKDIVVRTVNKNGQEQGRRPDVSVVSGSLWNANVFDYGAVTEPISLAVEVISTNWEDDYVDKLDEYQRLGINEYWIVDYLAIASRAYLGNPKIPAVFVYNLIDGQYQSQRYTLSDRIVSQIFPELTLTVEQVVSSSQLRKL, from the coding sequence ATGACCCCAACTCAAGTTAAACAACTAACTTTTACAGAATTTTTAGCTCAATCTCCAGATGATGCTGGAATTTATGAATTAGTTGATGGAGAAATTGTCCAGGTGGATGCAACGAGAGCGCATAAAAATGTAGCTCGGTTTTTAGTCAAAAGTTTTAACAGGGAAACTGAACGTTTAGGACTGGATTACATTGTTGACAAAGATATAGTTGTCAGAACTGTCAACAAAAATGGACAAGAACAAGGAAGAAGACCAGATGTGAGTGTGGTTAGCGGTAGTTTGTGGAACGCCAATGTTTTTGATTACGGCGCCGTCACCGAACCTATCTCGTTAGCTGTAGAAGTTATTTCTACTAATTGGGAAGATGATTATGTGGACAAATTGGATGAATACCAAAGATTAGGAATTAATGAGTATTGGATTGTTGATTATTTAGCGATCGCATCTAGAGCTTACCTTGGTAATCCCAAAATTCCCGCAGTTTTTGTTTATAACTTAATTGATGGTCAATACCAATCGCAAAGATACACTCTTAGCGATCGCATTGTCAGCCAGATTTTTCCCGAACTCACCCTGACTGTTGAGCAAGTTGTCTCCAGCAGTCAACTACGCAAATTGTAA
- a CDS encoding serine/threonine-protein kinase → MLGQILDGRYKIIRELGAGGFGQTYVAEDIKLYNNQCVVKLLKPMASDPMTLQVARRLFESEAQLLHKLGTHDQIPQLLAHFEENKEFYLVQQFIDGHPLSEELTPGKRLSEAYAIALLQNILQPLSFVHQNNVVHRDIKPPNLIRRQSDGKIVLIDFGAVKQIGTQVVNAQGQTKMTVSIGTPGYMPSEQSRGSPRLSSDIYAVGMIGIQALTGLMPDQLQEDVQTAEIIWRHLVPVSLQFAEVLDMMVRYDFRQRYQSATDALAAVQQLSNPHIPPTQYSPPLGYRPTPPPSNSQPPLYSPPPSVPPQYRQEIPQTPGYSPSPQPSNPQPTPPPPLPDTPPKVSMKFTQKDWGLYIQWVLANIFGYFGGAHLLSLISDIAGDPIPGLAFCGLLVGILQWIVLRRQVSVSLWWVLPTTLAAPSTYLFATKFYIYQMLTLGAFYGLIVGIGQWLVLRQLVNKAGWWILANALGAGLSFMISEMVDDSIGRFGIQLFILLGILLGITSGVVLVWLLRDKKSASNS, encoded by the coding sequence ATGTTGGGTCAGATACTAGATGGACGTTACAAAATTATCCGCGAGTTAGGTGCTGGTGGCTTCGGTCAAACCTATGTCGCTGAAGACATTAAACTTTACAATAATCAGTGCGTCGTCAAGCTACTAAAGCCAATGGCATCTGACCCCATGACTTTGCAAGTAGCTAGGCGGTTATTTGAGTCAGAAGCGCAACTATTACACAAATTGGGTACTCATGACCAAATTCCCCAATTACTGGCGCATTTTGAAGAAAATAAGGAATTTTATTTAGTACAGCAATTTATTGATGGTCATCCGTTAAGCGAGGAACTCACCCCAGGAAAACGGCTAAGTGAAGCTTATGCGATCGCCCTCTTACAGAATATCCTGCAACCTTTATCCTTTGTCCATCAAAATAACGTCGTCCACCGCGATATTAAACCCCCAAACTTAATTCGTCGCCAAAGTGATGGCAAAATTGTATTGATTGACTTTGGGGCAGTGAAACAGATAGGTACTCAAGTAGTCAATGCCCAAGGGCAAACAAAAATGACCGTGAGTATCGGTACTCCTGGATACATGCCCAGCGAACAGAGTCGTGGTAGCCCTAGATTAAGCAGTGACATTTACGCTGTGGGTATGATTGGTATTCAAGCCTTGACAGGGTTAATGCCAGATCAGTTACAAGAAGATGTGCAAACAGCCGAAATTATCTGGCGTCACCTAGTACCCGTTAGCCTCCAGTTTGCAGAGGTTTTAGATATGATGGTACGCTATGACTTTCGCCAGCGCTACCAATCAGCCACAGACGCTTTAGCGGCGGTGCAACAATTAAGCAATCCTCATATTCCACCGACTCAATACTCACCGCCTCTAGGCTACAGGCCGACACCGCCACCAAGCAATTCTCAACCACCGCTATACTCCCCACCACCTTCAGTTCCACCCCAGTATCGCCAAGAAATTCCCCAGACTCCAGGTTACAGCCCATCACCGCAGCCAAGCAATCCTCAGCCCACGCCCCCACCTCCTCTACCTGACACTCCCCCAAAAGTCTCAATGAAATTCACACAAAAAGACTGGGGCCTCTATATTCAGTGGGTGTTAGCGAATATTTTTGGTTACTTCGGAGGAGCCCATTTGTTGTCACTCATCTCCGATATTGCAGGAGATCCTATCCCAGGACTTGCCTTTTGCGGATTACTTGTAGGAATATTGCAATGGATAGTACTGCGACGACAAGTTTCTGTATCTCTGTGGTGGGTATTACCTACTACTTTAGCTGCCCCCTCGACTTACTTATTCGCTACAAAATTTTATATTTATCAGATGCTTACACTCGGTGCTTTCTACGGATTAATAGTTGGTATCGGGCAATGGTTAGTATTGCGGCAACTAGTTAACAAAGCTGGCTGGTGGATTTTAGCGAATGCTTTGGGTGCTGGGTTGAGTTTTATGATATCGGAAATGGTAGATGATAGTATTGGTAGGTTTGGTATTCAATTATTCATTTTATTAGGAATATTACTTGGTATTACGTCAGGAGTAGTATTAGTTTGGTTACTCCGCGACAAGAAAAGTGCAAGCAATAGTTAA
- a CDS encoding type II toxin-antitoxin system ParD family antitoxin translates to MQKNTSVTLGEHFEAFIASQIKSGRFNNASEAIRAGLRLLEEREIKLVALQRALVEGENSGFTDYSLSGLLAELDRE, encoded by the coding sequence ATGCAAAAAAATACAAGTGTTACTTTGGGTGAGCATTTTGAGGCATTTATCGCCAGTCAAATCAAAAGCGGACGTTTCAACAATGCCAGTGAAGCAATTCGAGCAGGCCTACGCCTGTTAGAAGAGCGGGAAATAAAGCTTGTGGCTTTGCAACGGGCATTAGTAGAAGGAGAGAATAGCGGATTTACTGACTATTCTCTCTCAGGACTGCTTGCAGAACTTGACCGTGAATAG